The Fictibacillus arsenicus genome contains a region encoding:
- a CDS encoding ferritin-like domain-containing protein, whose product MSYMNPQEQQTSGQQQALQLSLQLIREAVAGEREDQLFYEYLISIAPTNEEKLIIASIRDDEKRHNRLFRKIYKDLTGQEVPQTAGEEFQRPKTYKDGLVKALFGELAAVEKYRVIRQGLPNRYYRDILFNIITDEIKHSAKYNYLFTLNSKPGSSRSPDIETQVQTQTQAQPQTQPLSTADQWVMYIDPLVKRALEESEEGINLTHLFQEFILSGVLVGQGFSPEEAIELVEKWEKTGESQLLKKSKMLGNQHRIR is encoded by the coding sequence ATGAGCTATATGAATCCACAGGAGCAGCAAACCAGCGGACAGCAGCAAGCACTCCAGCTTTCTTTGCAGCTTATTAGAGAAGCGGTTGCAGGAGAACGAGAAGATCAATTGTTTTATGAATACTTAATTTCCATAGCACCAACAAATGAAGAAAAATTAATTATCGCCTCGATTCGTGATGATGAAAAAAGGCATAACCGGCTGTTCAGAAAAATATATAAAGACCTTACGGGACAAGAGGTACCACAAACAGCTGGTGAAGAATTTCAACGGCCAAAAACGTATAAAGACGGTCTTGTAAAAGCACTTTTTGGCGAATTGGCGGCAGTTGAAAAATACCGGGTGATTCGGCAAGGTCTTCCTAACAGGTATTATCGGGACATCTTGTTCAACATCATAACGGATGAAATTAAACACAGTGCAAAATACAATTACTTATTTACGCTTAATAGCAAGCCAGGCTCATCCCGCAGTCCAGATATCGAAACGCAAGTACAGACCCAAACTCAAGCACAACCACAAACTCAGCCACTAAGTACAGCAGACCAGTGGGTAATGTATATTGATCCATTAGTAAAAAGAGCTTTGGAAGAATCAGAAGAAGGTATTAACCTTACACATCTATTCCAGGAATTTATTCTGTCAGGCGTATTAGTCGGTCAAGGCTTTTCACCTGAAGAAGCGATCGAACTTGTTGAAAAATGGGAGAAAACGGGTGAATCTCAATTGTTAAAAAAGAGCAAGATGTTGGGAAACCAGCACAGAATCAGATAG